In Dysidea avara chromosome 3, odDysAvar1.4, whole genome shotgun sequence, a single window of DNA contains:
- the LOC136251666 gene encoding uncharacterized protein encodes MTFSKLMKILEYCSNVMELSLPTTMLDPVQLKKILLHMKHLQKLDIQWGDDTELRELFGMDLKELTIRTDEKSPSGSYQQTGPWEPIEDWMIKKILRFWVASNSKSPAGHFGHVKICRHWNTPLNLFPVLLEFQLDFGQGVNSPFVMGTSVGTHQDSLLMITDCDNGGRIACRAKVRCTVAPVGIDKDQLNHTITNLECVAEFVISAL; translated from the exons ATGACATTCTCAAAACTAATGAAGATATTAGAGTATTGTAGTAATGTGATGGAACTTAGTCTACCAACAACCATGTTAGACCCTGTCCAACTAAAAAAGATTTTACTACACATGAAACATCTACAGAAACTAGACATTCAGTGGGGTGATGATACTGAGTTACGAGAGCTATTTGGAATGGACTTAAAGGAGCTCACCATCAGAACAGACGAGAAATCACCATCAGGGTCCTATCAACAAACTGGACCCTGGGAACCAATTGAAGATTGGATGATTAAAAA AATTCTGAGATTTTGGGTTGCATCAAACTCCAAGTCACCAGCTGGTCACTTTGGCCATGTAAAGATTTGTAGACACTGGAACACTCCATTAAATTTATTTCCTGTTCTACTGGAATTTCAGTTAGACTTTGGTCAAGGAGTGAATTCTCCATTTGTAATGGGCACCAGTGTTGGAACACATCAGGATAGTTTATTAATGATAACTGATTGTGATAATGGTGGTAGGATAGCATGTAGGGCAAAAGTGAGATGTACAGTTGCTCCTGTAGGAATAGATAAGGATCAATTAAATCATACCATTACCAACCTTGAATGTGTGGCCGAAtttgttattagcgctttatag